A segment of the Carya illinoinensis cultivar Pawnee chromosome 1, C.illinoinensisPawnee_v1, whole genome shotgun sequence genome:
TCACCGGAAGAACACAATTGCATAGAaatcctacaaaaaaaaaaatctcattaatTTCTggactgaaaataaaaataaactcaaagcaTGTTGCTCTTAATCAGTTTGCTTCTGCAGGAATGGTATCAAATTTAAACGCTAAAAATATGGAATGCTATCCCAGGAGAACCCAAATCCAGATCCAAAATTTTAATGCAGAgacaaaaatccaaaacaaaaaatggctCTTACCGATTCTAGCAAGCCGATTAACCCAACTCGGGATTGGATTTCCAGTGAGTCTAAGACAAGCATCATTGCAAAAATGGTTGCAGTTTTTGGTAATCAAATTATATGCATTCCCTCGGTACTCCCCAGCCAGCTCCTCCATGACTGCCCTCACTTCCGTCTGCCCCATATCCGTTTTCCCAATCGAAATTGTCTTCCTAAATGTAAATCCATCACATTGTTTTGGCTCCCCTTCAAATATTCCAGTTGTTGGGTACTCATGAGCTCCGAATGCATACTCAATACCATGGACTGAAATATATCCAACATAAAAGCCTTAATTGACAGATAGAAGATACAATATTTTAGGCCAGCAAAAACCCAGAAAAGGAAACCGAGGAAATATGTAAAGAATGTGCAAAACATTcagaatagaaaataaattctctgttttttttttttttccaaagaaaagtaaaaaagaagtGACTTTATTCATTATGTTGTTGCAGATTAAGCAAATCACAGAATTCACATCGACCATGTCATATGTTTATCCTTGTTGAGTAGACATTTTAATGTGTTTCCAAGGGTCCCGCAACACAAAACACCCAAAAACTCAACTCTGTAACACCTTCGATTTTCTTGAACTTTCTCGtcatccaaacaaaacacagcAGACTTCCCTCTATCCTCAAAGCTATAAATCCAATCAGTAACAGAATAAACTAAATAACCAAAAACACTGCACAAAGACATAAGGTAAAGATAAAATTCCCTTGCAGATTTGATCAGAGAGGCAATCTGAACTGGGGAAGCTAACCGAAGCATAGATCTAATATACAATGCACAGCACCAACTTCATCCAAAATTCAAAATCATGAAAAACAACCTCAAAGAAGACCCAAACAACGGatgaggaggaaaaaaaaaaaacacaaccacCACTAACCTTGTACGCCAGAATG
Coding sequences within it:
- the LOC122285006 gene encoding deSI-like protein At4g17486, with the protein product MLCRKGSRNSEAGTVPVYLNVYDLTPINGYAYWFGLGVYHSGVQVHGIEYAFGAHEYPTTGIFEGEPKQCDGFTFRKTISIGKTDMGQTEVRAVMEELAGEYRGNAYNLITKNCNHFCNDACLRLTGNPIPSWVNRLARIGFLCNCVLPVTLNTTKVGHHRIEDKPCEEEKKKITSDSNRLTCSNSSSSSSSPSSSTIRRGRSRSRRALPPTSPLIMGSSS